Within the Flavobacterium sp. N502536 genome, the region TTGAGTACTTTGATTCCTTCATCGGCAAGAGAGGACAATCCGATTTTTCGTAAGGTAGCGTCAACCCTTTGTAATTCTTCCGGCATTAAGATTTTTACAGCTTCATTTTTATAAAAACCATCCTCAGCGGTTAATTTGCTTACTTGCTTCGTAATTCCTTTGTTCAGGGCTTCTTTTAATCCCGAAGCGATATCAACACCACTGTTGCCTTTAATTTTTGACGACAGTTGAGATAATTGGTCTAAGGTTTTTTGTACCTGAGCATAAGAACTAAAAGAAAAGGTAAGGGCAAGTGATAGAATTAAAATCTTTTTCATTAAATGAGTTTTATAAGTTTCAAAAATACTACTTATTCAAAAATAAAGCCACAATTTTATTTCAGGAGGGTAAACAATTTGTTGCATCCTTAACATTGGGTTTTTGGAGGTTCTAAGATGCTGAGGTTCTGAGGGACTAAGCTTTTATTGTTTTCAGAACTTTATTACCTCAGTATCTTAGAACCTTAGTACCTTTTTAAGACAGAGGAATAAATCGTATAAATGTAAAAGAGGTTCAATTTTAGCAATTGAACCTCTTTTTATTTTTTGTACCGTGTAGTATTAAATGTATTTTTATTTTTGAATTACAAATTTACCGTCTTTCTCACAGTAAACATCATTCGAGCTCGATTCGTATTTTTTGAAACATGAATCTCCAGTTTTTTCTACTAAAATAAAGCTATTGTTGTACGAAATGAATTTTAACTCAAGGCCTTTATCAGTGGTGATCGTTGTTTTATCATTAACGACAACAAAATCAACTTCTCCATTATCTTTGTACGCCCAAACCTTTGCTTCCGTTGGATCATTAGATTGCATAATGCCACCCTCTGCGTGATTGGTAAAACGATCGGTTTTTAATTTTCCTGTCAGCTTTTTGTCATTTTGAGACACACTTCCGTTGATGTAGATAAAGTAAGCAGAATCAAATGTTGGATTTTCCACTTTGGTCGTTAAGTTTTTCTGGTTAACGGTCATTAAACTTGTGATATTTGCTTTAGCATCGTCTGGCCATAAACTCATCATACCGGCACCTTGTTTCGCTGTTTCAAGATATTCTAAAGACTTATCAAAATTTAGCAGAAACATTTGTGTCAAAGCTAAGTTCAGGTAAATTACTTTGTTGTAATCTTTCGGCTTTAATTTTTTGTATTCTTTACCAACATAACTCAAGTAGAATTTTTCTAATTCAGTAAGGTACGATTGGTCTAAAGAATTGGCTGCAATTTTGTTTAAAAACTCATCTGTTTTAGTATTAAACTCAACAAGTTCAGGAAACTCCTCCGCTTTCTCAAACAAACCGTAGTTTAAAGCAAATTCTTTTTCAGTTGCAAGAATGTTATTGTCAGTAAGGTATTTGTATCCAATGTTATTCAAATCACTGGCTAAACTTTGATTTGGTTTTCCGTTTACATAAGTACCAGAATACATTTTAGCATTTGTACCTTTTTCATATAAGATTTCATTGTTTTTTCCTAAAACTAAATATTTGAAATCCCCATCTAAAAGGTAAGTACCATTATCAGCTCTTTTGTAAGTAGCGCCTTTGTATCCCATTAAAACGCGAACGTCGGGATTTGTAGTATCTTTTTTAGTGTAATCTTCAATTGTATTTTTAACAACATTGTGCTCATAAGTTTTTGAATTCTTCTTAGCATAAGTCGCATTCCAGGTGTCATCTCCCTGGATGATAATGTTGTAGGTTTTAATGTTTTTGAAAGTATCCGATTTTGGGATGGTAATTTTAACTTTTTTCTTGTTGGTGTCTGCTTTCTGAGCATAAGAAGTACCGCTGATTAGGGCTAGCAGTAAGAACAATGTAATTTTTCTCATAGGTTAATTTTTGCCCAAATATAGGAATATGGACGGGAAGCAAACTACTAAAAAGAATGTTTTTAAAGAGAAAAAAACCTTGCGGAATAAACGGTATTCCATCAGCTATTTACGCAGATGAATCTTAGAATTAGTATTGAATTTGGTTGGTTTGGAGTGAAATTTTATTTCTTTAGTAAATCAATTTGTTCTTTAGTGTCTTCAACATAAAGACTCATTTCTTCGTATTTCCATGTTCCGTTTTTAGTTCCCACTACAAATAAGGTTCCTCTGCTTTTAGAACCTCTTATCGGAATCTGTAAGTCGCAATGCTCTATGCCGTTGCTCGAATTAACACTGCCTGAGGCAATTCCGTTATCTTCAATTGGACTACCCAATTTCTCCAGCACTATGGTATTATGCTGTGCTTCGTTCATGGCCGCTTTATAAGAATCGGATTCTTTGAGCATGGAAGTTAATCCAAAGAAAAGTCCGGCTATAAACAAACCAAACAGCACCAGAAGGCTCAAACATCCTGTTGGTACAAACCATTTCCAATTTCTGTCCCACCAGCTTTTTCTAACTTCAGTATAATCGTCTTCCATAAAAAGGGTAATTTTAGATTTGAGTTTGAAGGATTAAAGATACTATTAATCTTCCAAACTCTTAATTCAAATCTAAAATTACCCATTAAAAATTACAGCTTCAATTAAAAATCTTTTGATGAAGCGAACTAACTAATTCGCTAGACTTTAGTTAGATACTACTCCCGTCTGAGGAGAAACCGTTTTGTTTAATTCAGTATCTCGCTCATAAACATCCTGGAAGAAACCAATTTCTCCATTTTCATTGACCAGCGAAGTAAAATAAGTAATATAAATAGGTACTTTTTTAGTTAGTTTAAAACTGTTTTCTGTTTTACCCGCCATCGCTTTATCAATTTTATCGGGAGTCCATTCAGGATAATCTTTAAGCATGGCAGCAGCTAATTCTCTTGCCATTTTTACGTTTATACAACCATGGCTGAACGTTCTTTTTTCAAAATCAAATAAAGTTTTAGATGGGGTATCATGCATATAGATGTCATCAGGGTTCGGAAACATAAATTTTACCAATCCTAAAGAATTATCCGGTCCTGGTTTTTGTCGTACCTGACCATTTACGATTTCCATATTCTTTTTGGCCAGATAATTTTTATCCTCAGCGATTTTACTTTTCAACTCATTGTTTACAATACTTTGCGGAACGGTCCAGTAAGGGCTAAAAACGATTCTCTCAATTTCGCCATTAAAAATGGTTGTTTTAGTTAATGGTGCTCCAACAAAGACACTGGAAGTTAGTTGCACCTTCCCATTTTTTACATAAATCAATTCATACGAAGGAACGTTGACTAAAACATACTCATCGCAACCGGCCATTTGATCCGAAATAGTACGACATCTCTCCATGTTAAGTTTTAGGGTCTCCATTTTATCGGCAAGAGGAACATTCATTTCTTTAATATGTTCTTCTGATAAAATATAGTTAGGTTTGAAACCGTTACGAACTTTATATTTCATTACAGCATCCATTAATTCACGGTCGTAAACGTTACTTTTAGAATCATTTTTTAAATCTCCCAATAAGTATAAACGGGTTCTGACTTGGGCGATAGTATTTGAAACAGCATCCGGACGTAAATCTTTATAAGGTGTTTCTTCCGGAACAATAGGTTTCCATTTATTAGAACGGTCTAGTTTTTTATATTTTTTCAGAACGTCCTGTAATTTATAATATTGATCATAGGTTACTTTAACATTTTCAGTGGTCGAAGTAGTAGTTTCTTCGATTGTACTATAATTTAAAAAATCTTTCAGCATAGCATCATACGACATTTTTTTCCCGGCATCTGCATTATTTTTTTTGGCGTAAGCAATATATAAAGTGCTCAAAAGCATATCTGCATCTATTTTAGACAGTTTTGTTGTTGAAGAAGAAGAAAAAAGAGCATCGATTTCTTTTTGATAAGGAACAACCAAATCATTCGTTTTTTTGGCTTTTTGATATAATGCAGAACCAAACTCATTGATGGCATCTTCATCAAACCAAATAGTTCCCGGAGTTCTGTTTTTGTATAATGACATGACGTTAGACTTATATTTTTTCAAATCAGAATATCTTTTAAAGAAGTCATTTGAAATTTCGTTTACATTATCAGAACCTGAATTCTTGTAAACGGGTGCGATAGTTGAAGTTTTTTTATAAGAAACGTTCTTATGATCAGTTTTGGCAAAAGAAGACATAAAAAAACTTAGGACTATAATTAGGCTGAGTGGATATAATGTTTTCATTTTTTTAATTTTTACATTGTTACTTTTGTAGGTAGTTTTAAGTAAAAATTTGGGGTTTTTCTATACTACTAAATTAGTTTACAATACTGGTTTTTAAGTTGTTGTATTTTGTTTAAATATTTCAAGATTGCCATGTTGTTAACATTTTTATAAGACTTATATAGGATAAATCAACTTAGTATTCAAATTGTTACCCCTCTGAATTAAAAAAGATTCTTTTTTTTGTTAACAAAAAGATATTAGCATGATCAAATGTTGTAATATTTTGTAAATTGCTCCCTTAAAATTATCATATTCATAAAATGGAACAACAAATACCATATATTCCTAAAAATAAAGTAAGAATTGTAACCGCAGCGTCACTTTTTGACGGACATGATGCAGCGATAAACATCATGCGCCGTATTATTCAGTCCACTGGAGTTGAGGTTATTCACCTGGGGCACGACCGTAGTGTTGAAGAAGTGGTGAATACTGCTATTCAGGAAGATGCAAATGCGATTGCGATGACATCCTACCAGGGAGGGCATAATGAGTATTTTAAATATATGTATGACTTGCTAAAAGAAAAAGGAGCAGGACATATCAAAATTTTTGGAGGCGGAGGCGGAGTAATTCTGC harbors:
- a CDS encoding L,D-transpeptidase family protein, whose product is MKTLYPLSLIIVLSFFMSSFAKTDHKNVSYKKTSTIAPVYKNSGSDNVNEISNDFFKRYSDLKKYKSNVMSLYKNRTPGTIWFDEDAINEFGSALYQKAKKTNDLVVPYQKEIDALFSSSSTTKLSKIDADMLLSTLYIAYAKKNNADAGKKMSYDAMLKDFLNYSTIEETTTSTTENVKVTYDQYYKLQDVLKKYKKLDRSNKWKPIVPEETPYKDLRPDAVSNTIAQVRTRLYLLGDLKNDSKSNVYDRELMDAVMKYKVRNGFKPNYILSEEHIKEMNVPLADKMETLKLNMERCRTISDQMAGCDEYVLVNVPSYELIYVKNGKVQLTSSVFVGAPLTKTTIFNGEIERIVFSPYWTVPQSIVNNELKSKIAEDKNYLAKKNMEIVNGQVRQKPGPDNSLGLVKFMFPNPDDIYMHDTPSKTLFDFEKRTFSHGCINVKMARELAAAMLKDYPEWTPDKIDKAMAGKTENSFKLTKKVPIYITYFTSLVNENGEIGFFQDVYERDTELNKTVSPQTGVVSN
- a CDS encoding cytochrome c oxidase assembly factor 1 family protein, whose translation is MEDDYTEVRKSWWDRNWKWFVPTGCLSLLVLFGLFIAGLFFGLTSMLKESDSYKAAMNEAQHNTIVLEKLGSPIEDNGIASGSVNSSNGIEHCDLQIPIRGSKSRGTLFVVGTKNGTWKYEEMSLYVEDTKEQIDLLKK